In Sphingobium sp. Z007, one DNA window encodes the following:
- a CDS encoding Fur family transcriptional regulator has translation MADHHHHHEPTGTKLADAARLTLEAQEEQWTPMRAAIFDALAAEERPASAYDIADTVSKTRGKRVAPNSVYRILDLFVTNNIAMRVESANAYIANAHPGCHHDCIFLVCRNCKQATHVDDDKVTGDVRAVAAHEGFHAERPVIEILGTCAKCAT, from the coding sequence ATGGCCGACCATCACCACCATCACGAACCGACCGGCACGAAGCTCGCCGACGCCGCGCGCCTGACGCTGGAGGCGCAGGAAGAACAATGGACGCCGATGCGCGCCGCCATTTTCGATGCCCTCGCGGCTGAGGAACGGCCGGCATCGGCCTATGACATCGCCGATACCGTGTCCAAGACGCGCGGCAAGCGCGTCGCCCCCAACAGCGTCTATCGCATCCTAGACCTGTTCGTGACGAACAACATCGCGATGCGGGTGGAAAGCGCCAACGCCTATATCGCCAACGCCCATCCCGGCTGCCACCATGACTGCATCTTCCTGGTCTGCCGCAACTGCAAGCAGGCCACCCATGTGGATGACGACAAGGTGACTGGCGACGTGCGCGCCGTGGCCGCCCACGAAGGCTTTCATGCCGAACGGCCGGTGATCGAGATATTGGGCACCTGTGCGAAATGCGCCACGTAA
- a CDS encoding DUF423 domain-containing protein — protein sequence MIAILACLSAALAIGAGAFGAHGVTDPKAAEWLRTGGVYQLMHAVAAIAITGVARGAAALMLIGAAIFALTLYTMALGGPKWLGAITPIGGVLMIVGWLWAARSFGQR from the coding sequence ATGATCGCGATACTGGCCTGCCTGTCGGCGGCGCTGGCGATCGGGGCCGGCGCGTTCGGCGCGCATGGCGTCACCGATCCCAAGGCCGCGGAATGGCTGCGCACCGGCGGTGTCTATCAGCTGATGCACGCGGTCGCCGCGATCGCCATCACCGGCGTAGCCCGCGGTGCGGCGGCGCTGATGCTCATCGGCGCGGCGATCTTCGCCCTCACCCTCTACACGATGGCGCTGGGTGGACCCAAATGGCTGGGCGCTATCACGCCGATCGGCGGTGTTCTGATGATCGTGGGCTGGCTCTGGGCCGCACGGTCCTTTGGCCAGCGTTGA
- a CDS encoding DUF4403 family protein: protein MSVLFALILCAACQQKPADIAPPRATDPVPAPREKSLIAVPVDADADALREAIEQAVPRTLWTINRREPRCVAPQKVKIFGGELKVTPPIGCTIVGTVNRGPVSLRGEGREIIADLPIHASISARDVGGVLKGETATGSAMVQARITIDLARDWTPKGTVRLHYDWTTPPGIDFLGQRIRFTDEADAKLRPIVARLERDLPRELSRMNLRAEAEKLWRQAFATLALNKENPPVWMRVSPQKIFYNGYTMRGRSIRLDLGMEAITETFVGDRPPAPQPAALPPLDNAPARNRLSFYLPVTADYRQLQPVIQRALTKRAARPFDLPGVGPVTARFSNVTCYGATGGRVAVGVDIAARPADSKEDIHGRIWLAARPVNAANSPRVGFVDPVITGDTDGVSGDTLLAIGQSPGFSNLIASALGQNFAKDIAKLKGKIARAIAEKREGDFVIHAHADRFDIGQIHAYGQGLHLPVRATGKAQISYQPTGAAKQAAPSD, encoded by the coding sequence TTGTCTGTCCTTTTCGCGTTAATCCTATGCGCCGCATGTCAGCAAAAGCCCGCCGACATCGCGCCGCCCCGCGCCACCGATCCTGTCCCGGCACCCCGTGAGAAGTCTCTCATCGCAGTGCCCGTCGATGCGGATGCCGATGCGCTGCGCGAGGCGATCGAACAAGCCGTGCCGCGCACCCTATGGACCATCAACCGGCGCGAACCGCGCTGTGTCGCGCCGCAAAAGGTCAAGATATTCGGCGGCGAGCTAAAGGTGACGCCGCCGATCGGCTGCACCATCGTCGGCACCGTCAACCGCGGTCCGGTCAGCCTGCGCGGCGAGGGGCGGGAGATCATCGCCGACCTGCCCATCCATGCCAGCATCAGCGCGCGCGATGTGGGCGGCGTGCTGAAAGGCGAAACCGCCACCGGATCGGCCATGGTGCAGGCGCGCATCACCATCGACTTGGCCCGCGACTGGACACCTAAGGGGACGGTGCGGCTCCATTATGACTGGACTACGCCGCCCGGCATCGATTTCCTGGGTCAGCGTATCCGCTTTACCGACGAAGCCGATGCAAAACTGCGTCCCATCGTCGCCCGGCTGGAGCGGGATTTGCCGCGCGAACTCAGCCGGATGAACCTGCGCGCCGAAGCGGAAAAGCTATGGCGGCAGGCCTTCGCCACGCTGGCCTTGAACAAGGAAAACCCGCCGGTGTGGATGCGCGTCAGCCCGCAGAAGATTTTCTACAACGGCTACACGATGCGCGGCCGCTCGATCCGGCTGGACCTGGGCATGGAGGCGATAACGGAAACCTTCGTCGGAGACCGCCCGCCAGCGCCCCAGCCGGCGGCCTTGCCGCCACTCGACAACGCGCCGGCGCGTAACCGCTTGTCCTTCTATTTGCCGGTGACGGCCGACTATCGCCAGCTTCAACCCGTCATCCAGCGCGCCCTGACGAAACGCGCCGCACGGCCTTTCGACCTGCCCGGTGTCGGCCCGGTGACCGCGCGCTTTTCCAACGTGACCTGCTATGGTGCCACGGGGGGGCGGGTCGCGGTGGGCGTCGATATCGCCGCCCGGCCCGCCGATTCCAAAGAGGATATCCATGGCCGCATCTGGCTGGCGGCGCGGCCGGTCAATGCCGCCAACTCGCCACGCGTGGGCTTCGTCGATCCCGTCATCACCGGCGACACGGACGGCGTTAGCGGTGACACGCTATTGGCGATCGGGCAAAGCCCTGGCTTCTCCAACCTGATCGCCAGCGCGCTCGGTCAGAATTTCGCCAAGGATATAGCCAAGCTAAAGGGCAAGATCGCGCGCGCCATTGCGGAAAAACGCGAAGGCGACTTTGTCATCCATGCCCATGCGGACCGGTTCGATATCGGCCAGATCCATGCTTATGGCCAGGGACTGCACCTGCCCGTCCGCGCGACGGGCAAGGCGCAGATCAGCTATCAGCCGACCGGCGCGGCCAAGCAAGCCGCGCCGTCCGATTAA
- a CDS encoding dihydrofolate reductase, whose amino-acid sequence MNRASITLVLARADNGVIGRDGDLPWRLPADLKHFKAVTLGHPMVMGRKTFDSLPGLLPGRRHIVLTRDRAWRGAGAEVAYDIDGAIALADAPVVMVIGGAEIYRLFLPLAGRIELTQVHLDAEGDASIAYPDPADWQETARADHEAADGRPAYSFVTLVRR is encoded by the coding sequence ATGAATCGCGCATCCATCACCCTTGTCCTTGCCCGCGCCGATAATGGCGTGATCGGCCGCGATGGCGACCTGCCTTGGCGCTTGCCCGCCGACCTCAAACATTTCAAGGCGGTGACGCTGGGTCATCCGATGGTGATGGGGCGCAAGACGTTCGACAGCCTGCCTGGCCTGCTCCCCGGCCGTCGCCATATCGTGCTGACGCGCGATCGGGCGTGGCGCGGGGCGGGGGCGGAGGTCGCGTATGATATCGATGGGGCGATCGCCCTGGCGGATGCGCCGGTGGTGATGGTGATCGGGGGGGCGGAAATCTATCGGCTGTTTCTCCCGCTGGCCGGTCGGATCGAATTGACGCAAGTGCATCTGGACGCGGAGGGTGACGCCAGTATCGCCTATCCTGATCCGGCGGACTGGCAGGAGACGGCGCGGGCGGATCATGAGGCGGCGGACGGGCGACCGGCCTATAGTTTCGTGACGTTGGTGCGGCGTTGA
- the dxs gene encoding 1-deoxy-D-xylulose-5-phosphate synthase, with translation MSLMNDRPETPLLDQVVWPSDLRVLKPDQLRQLADELRQEVISAVGVTGGHLGSGLGVVELTTAIHYVFDTPQDKLVWDVGHQCYPHKILTGRRDRIRTLRMGGGLSGFTKRAESEFDPFGAAHSSTSISAALGFAVANKMQDRPGKGIAVIGDGAMSAGMAYEAMNNARAAGNRLVVILNDNDMSIAPPVGGLSAYLARLVTSREFLGLRDLAKKLARKLPRPLHNAARKTDEFARGMAMGGTLFEELGFYYVGPVDGHNLEQLIPVLENVRDAAEGPCLVHVVTQKGKGYGPAEAAADKYHGVQKFDIITGAQAKAPPGPPSYTNVFAQALIAEAQRDPKICAITAAMPSGTGLDKFELAFPARTFDVGIAEQHAVTFAAGLAAEGMRPFCAIYSTFLQRAYDQVVHDVAIQNLPVRFAIDRAGLVGADGSTHAGSFDVTYLATLPNMVVMAAADEAELVHMVHTCAMHDSGPIALRYPRGNGTGVAMPEIPERLAIGKGRIVREGRQVAILSLGTRLEEALKAAEALEAKGLSTTVADLRFAKPLDEALIRKLLTTHEVAVTIEEGAIGGLGAHVLTLASDLGLIDNGLKLRTLRLPDIFQDQDKPEKQYADARLDADAIVDTVLTALRHNSVGTEARA, from the coding sequence ATGTCTTTGATGAATGACCGCCCGGAAACCCCGCTCCTCGACCAGGTCGTCTGGCCGTCGGACCTGCGCGTGCTTAAGCCCGACCAGCTGCGCCAGCTGGCCGACGAACTGCGCCAGGAAGTGATTTCCGCCGTCGGCGTGACCGGCGGTCATCTGGGGTCGGGCCTGGGCGTGGTCGAACTCACGACCGCGATCCATTATGTGTTCGATACCCCCCAGGACAAGCTGGTGTGGGATGTCGGCCATCAATGCTATCCCCACAAGATATTGACCGGCCGGCGCGACCGCATCCGCACGCTGCGCATGGGCGGCGGCCTGTCCGGCTTCACCAAGCGCGCCGAAAGCGAATTCGACCCCTTCGGCGCGGCGCACAGCTCCACATCGATCAGTGCCGCTTTGGGCTTCGCCGTCGCCAACAAGATGCAGGATCGCCCTGGCAAGGGCATCGCCGTGATCGGCGACGGCGCGATGTCGGCGGGCATGGCCTATGAAGCGATGAACAACGCGCGCGCGGCAGGCAACCGCCTGGTGGTGATCCTCAACGACAATGACATGTCGATCGCGCCCCCAGTCGGCGGCCTCTCCGCCTATCTCGCCCGGCTGGTCACCAGCCGCGAATTTCTGGGCCTGCGCGATCTGGCCAAGAAGCTGGCGCGCAAGCTTCCCCGCCCGCTCCACAACGCCGCGCGCAAGACGGACGAATTCGCTCGCGGCATGGCGATGGGCGGCACCCTGTTCGAGGAACTGGGCTTTTACTATGTCGGTCCGGTCGACGGCCATAATCTCGAACAGCTGATCCCGGTGCTGGAAAATGTCCGCGATGCAGCCGAAGGCCCTTGCCTCGTCCATGTCGTCACGCAGAAGGGCAAGGGCTATGGCCCGGCCGAGGCGGCGGCGGACAAATATCATGGCGTCCAGAAATTCGACATCATCACCGGCGCGCAGGCCAAGGCCCCACCGGGACCGCCCAGCTACACCAATGTCTTCGCCCAGGCGCTGATCGCCGAAGCGCAGCGCGATCCCAAGATATGCGCCATCACCGCAGCGATGCCGTCCGGCACTGGCCTCGACAAATTCGAACTCGCCTTCCCCGCCCGCACCTTTGACGTCGGCATCGCCGAACAACATGCCGTCACTTTCGCCGCGGGCCTCGCGGCCGAAGGGATGCGTCCCTTCTGCGCCATCTATTCGACCTTCCTGCAACGCGCCTATGATCAGGTCGTGCATGACGTCGCGATCCAGAATTTGCCCGTGCGCTTCGCCATCGACCGCGCCGGCCTGGTCGGCGCCGACGGATCGACCCATGCGGGCAGTTTCGACGTCACCTATCTCGCCACCCTGCCCAACATGGTGGTGATGGCCGCCGCAGACGAAGCCGAACTGGTCCACATGGTCCACACCTGCGCGATGCATGACAGCGGCCCGATCGCGCTGCGCTATCCGCGCGGCAACGGCACCGGCGTCGCCATGCCCGAAATCCCCGAACGGCTGGCAATCGGCAAGGGCCGCATCGTGCGCGAAGGGCGTCAGGTTGCCATCCTCTCGCTCGGCACCCGCCTGGAAGAAGCGCTCAAGGCCGCCGAAGCGCTGGAGGCCAAGGGTCTCTCCACCACCGTCGCCGACCTGCGCTTCGCCAAGCCGCTGGACGAAGCGCTGATCCGCAAGCTGCTGACCACCCACGAAGTCGCCGTGACGATCGAGGAAGGCGCGATCGGTGGCCTGGGCGCGCATGTCCTAACGCTGGCGAGCGACCTGGGGCTGATCGACAATGGCCTGAAACTACGCACGCTGCGCCTGCCCGATATCTTCCAGGACCAGGACAAGCCGGAAAAACAATATGCCGACGCCCGTCTGGACGCCGACGCGATCGTGGATACGGTCCTGACCGCCCTGCGCCACAACAGCGTAGGCACAGAGGCGCGGGCCTGA
- the ileS gene encoding isoleucine--tRNA ligase — protein sequence MTDQPDYKSTVFLPVTDFPMKAGLAQKEPAIAAKWEAMDLYGKLRERRAGRERFILHDGPPYANGDIHMGHAMNKVLKDIIVRSQSLLGKDAPYVPGWDCHGLPIEWKIEEEYRKKKLNKDEVPAQEFRAQCRAYADKWVGVQKEQFKRLGVMGDWADPYLTMKFDAEATIVGELLKFAESGQLYRGAKPVMWSPVEKTALAEAEVEYEDVTSTQIDVAFEIVEAPNAPELVGAHAVIWTTTPWTIPVNQAIAFGEGIEYALCSATALVTISDDDWSGVKNHPATEQFAGKLFLVATDLMEAVERRLSAVWATQGANITLNCKATFKGTDLAGAVARHPMHAFGGFFAKPRPLLPADHVTTDAGTGLVHMAPDHGEEDFIACKKLGIDPVFAVNDAGFYRDDWEWLPGQGSVINTKFNGADGPICTDLRAAGALLSASDFRHSYPHSWRSKARIIYRCTPQWFIPMDKSQEGAFADVDGGVMPTPVVSNGATLREIAVDAIAQTRWVPERSTNRIRSMVEGRPDWVISRQRAWGVPIALYVHRKSGQYLVDAAVNARIIDAFKGAGADAWFGADHQALLGPDYDLADYEVVNDILDVWFDSGSTHSFVVEGRYGEGTRADLYIEGSDQHRGWFQSSLLESCGTRGQAPYKAVLTHGFALDGTGKKMSKSLGNVVDPLKIMGESGADILRVWVASTDYFDDVRIGKEVLAGSSDAYRKLRNTFRYMLGALADYDEETEAVSYADMPELERYMLHRLAALDAELRGVVDKSKGSETWLEFSRYTRALFDFANSDLSAFFFDIRKDCLYCDAKSDPKRRAYRTLLDTLFHALVRYAAPIIPFTAEEVWQSRFPSEEESVHFLEWPEIDTHWLNSDLDSKWTELRNQREQVNEAIEPLRREKIVRSSLDADVTMGELLPVGDVDFAEVAIVARVTMGEGDGIVVTPSAWHKCGRCWRKLPEVSEDGTLCDRCDAVLKA from the coding sequence ATGACCGACCAGCCCGACTATAAGTCCACCGTCTTCCTGCCCGTCACCGACTTTCCGATGAAGGCCGGCCTTGCCCAGAAGGAACCGGCGATCGCCGCCAAGTGGGAGGCGATGGACCTCTATGGCAAGCTGCGCGAGCGGCGGGCGGGGCGTGAGCGCTTCATCCTGCATGACGGCCCGCCCTACGCCAATGGCGACATCCATATGGGCCATGCGATGAACAAGGTCTTGAAGGACATCATTGTCCGATCGCAATCCTTGCTGGGCAAGGACGCGCCCTATGTGCCAGGCTGGGACTGCCACGGCCTGCCGATCGAATGGAAGATCGAAGAGGAATATCGCAAGAAGAAGCTAAACAAGGACGAGGTGCCCGCCCAGGAGTTCCGCGCCCAGTGCCGCGCCTATGCCGACAAATGGGTCGGCGTGCAGAAGGAACAGTTCAAGCGTCTGGGCGTGATGGGCGATTGGGCCGATCCGTACCTCACCATGAAGTTCGACGCGGAAGCGACGATCGTCGGCGAGCTGCTAAAATTCGCAGAGAGCGGGCAGTTGTACCGCGGGGCGAAGCCTGTGATGTGGTCGCCGGTCGAAAAGACCGCACTGGCCGAGGCCGAAGTCGAATATGAGGATGTGACGTCGACCCAGATCGACGTGGCGTTCGAGATCGTGGAAGCGCCTAACGCGCCGGAGTTGGTCGGTGCGCATGCGGTGATCTGGACGACGACGCCCTGGACAATCCCGGTAAACCAGGCGATCGCCTTTGGGGAGGGGATTGAGTATGCTCTTTGCTCGGCAACGGCGCTTGTCACAATCAGTGATGACGATTGGAGCGGTGTAAAAAATCATCCGGCCACGGAGCAGTTCGCTGGAAAGTTATTTCTAGTCGCAACTGATCTCATGGAGGCAGTTGAACGGCGCCTTTCTGCCGTTTGGGCCACGCAAGGCGCAAACATCACTCTTAATTGCAAAGCGACTTTTAAAGGCACCGATCTCGCTGGCGCTGTCGCCCGTCACCCGATGCACGCTTTCGGCGGCTTCTTCGCCAAGCCACGCCCCTTACTCCCCGCCGACCATGTCACGACCGACGCGGGTACGGGCCTTGTCCATATGGCGCCCGACCATGGCGAGGAGGATTTCATCGCCTGCAAGAAGCTGGGCATCGACCCGGTGTTTGCGGTGAATGATGCCGGCTTCTATCGTGACGATTGGGAATGGCTGCCGGGGCAGGGTAGCGTCATCAACACCAAGTTTAATGGCGCGGACGGCCCGATCTGCACCGACCTGCGCGCAGCGGGCGCGTTGCTGTCGGCCAGCGACTTCCGCCACAGCTATCCCCATAGCTGGCGGTCGAAGGCGCGGATCATCTATCGCTGCACGCCGCAATGGTTCATCCCGATGGATAAGTCGCAGGAAGGCGCGTTTGCCGATGTGGACGGCGGCGTCATGCCGACCCCGGTCGTCAGCAACGGCGCGACCCTGCGCGAGATCGCTGTCGATGCGATTGCCCAGACCCGCTGGGTGCCGGAGCGCTCCACCAACCGTATCCGCTCCATGGTCGAAGGCCGCCCCGACTGGGTCATCAGTCGCCAGCGCGCCTGGGGCGTGCCGATCGCGCTCTATGTCCATCGCAAGAGCGGGCAATATCTGGTCGATGCTGCGGTCAATGCCCGCATCATCGACGCGTTCAAGGGCGCGGGCGCGGATGCCTGGTTCGGGGCGGATCATCAGGCGCTGCTTGGCCCGGATTACGACCTTGCCGACTATGAGGTCGTGAACGACATTCTGGACGTCTGGTTCGACAGCGGTTCGACCCACAGCTTCGTGGTCGAAGGCCGCTATGGCGAGGGCACCCGCGCTGACCTCTATATCGAGGGATCGGACCAGCATCGCGGCTGGTTCCAGTCCTCGCTGCTGGAAAGCTGCGGCACGCGGGGGCAGGCGCCGTACAAGGCGGTGCTGACCCACGGTTTCGCGCTGGACGGCACGGGCAAGAAAATGTCCAAGAGCCTTGGCAATGTGGTCGATCCGCTCAAGATCATGGGCGAAAGCGGCGCGGACATTTTGCGCGTCTGGGTCGCCAGCACCGATTATTTCGATGACGTGCGGATCGGCAAGGAAGTGCTGGCCGGGTCGTCCGACGCCTACCGCAAGTTGCGCAATACGTTCCGCTATATGCTCGGCGCGCTGGCCGATTATGATGAAGAAACGGAAGCGGTGTCCTATGCCGACATGCCGGAGTTGGAGCGCTATATGCTCCATCGGCTGGCGGCGCTGGACGCGGAACTGCGTGGCGTTGTGGACAAGAGCAAGGGTAGCGAGACGTGGCTGGAGTTCAGCCGCTATACCCGCGCGCTGTTCGATTTCGCCAATAGCGACCTGTCGGCCTTCTTCTTCGATATCCGCAAGGATTGCCTCTATTGCGATGCGAAGAGCGACCCCAAGCGCCGTGCCTATCGCACGCTGCTGGATACGCTGTTCCACGCGCTGGTCCGCTATGCCGCGCCGATCATCCCCTTCACCGCGGAAGAAGTGTGGCAGAGCCGCTTCCCCAGCGAAGAAGAGAGCGTCCATTTCCTGGAATGGCCGGAGATCGACACGCACTGGTTGAACAGCGATCTGGACAGCAAATGGACCGAATTGCGCAACCAGCGCGAGCAGGTGAACGAGGCGATCGAGCCGTTGCGGCGCGAGAAGATCGTGCGATCCAGCCTGGACGCCGACGTCACCATGGGCGAACTGTTGCCGGTGGGCGACGTTGATTTCGCCGAAGTGGCGATCGTCGCCCGCGTGACCATGGGTGAGGGCGACGGCATCGTCGTCACGCCCAGCGCATGGCACAAATGCGGTCGTTGCTGGCGCAAGCTGCCGGAAGTGAGCGAGGACGGCACGCTGTGCGACCGTTGTGATGCGGTGTTGAAGGCATGA
- a CDS encoding DUF3035 domain-containing protein, with protein sequence MRKLILAAGLVSILSACGGGGGLMNRERPDEFAVSRQAPLVIPPDFALVPPAPGTPAAASVDSSKAAMDAMFGGPAARSAGEGATLNAAGRANAASGIRSSVGDPGTEVVDKGATTRDIIAAPEGDGQEARAATPQP encoded by the coding sequence ATGCGTAAACTGATCCTCGCTGCCGGCCTTGTGTCCATCCTGTCCGCCTGTGGCGGCGGCGGTGGCCTGATGAACCGCGAGCGCCCCGACGAATTCGCCGTCTCGCGCCAGGCGCCACTGGTGATCCCGCCCGACTTCGCGCTGGTGCCGCCCGCGCCTGGCACGCCGGCCGCGGCTTCGGTCGATTCGAGCAAGGCGGCGATGGACGCGATGTTCGGCGGCCCCGCCGCCCGCAGCGCGGGTGAAGGCGCCACGCTGAACGCCGCCGGTCGCGCCAATGCCGCATCGGGCATCCGGTCGTCTGTCGGCGATCCGGGCACTGAGGTTGTGGACAAGGGCGCCACCACTCGCGACATCATCGCCGCACCCGAAGGCGACGGCCAGGAAGCGCGCGCCGCGACGCCGCAGCCTTAA
- the lspA gene encoding signal peptidase II — MSAINHRPLGLTVAIVTLALDQLIKYTVTYPLALKSRLEGIDILPFFRLRWLENRGVSMGFFHADTDTARWGLVGMTVLISAFVGVWMWREKARQDVAALGLVLGGAIGNIVDRVRLGYVIDYADLHIGEWRPFLIFNLADAAITIGVLILLARALLLRDKGAKTETLK, encoded by the coding sequence ATGAGCGCCATCAATCACCGCCCGCTCGGCCTGACCGTCGCGATCGTGACGCTCGCGCTCGACCAGCTTATCAAATATACGGTCACCTATCCACTGGCGCTGAAAAGCCGGCTGGAGGGGATCGACATCCTGCCCTTTTTCCGCCTGCGCTGGCTGGAAAATCGTGGCGTTTCGATGGGCTTTTTCCATGCCGACACCGACACGGCGCGTTGGGGGCTGGTGGGGATGACCGTCCTTATCTCCGCCTTCGTTGGCGTGTGGATGTGGCGGGAAAAGGCGCGGCAGGATGTCGCGGCGCTGGGGCTGGTGCTGGGCGGTGCGATCGGTAATATCGTCGACCGCGTGCGGCTGGGCTATGTCATTGATTATGCGGACCTGCATATCGGCGAATGGCGGCCCTTCCTGATTTTCAACCTGGCCGACGCCGCCATCACCATCGGCGTGTTGATCCTGCTTGCGCGGGCGTTGCTGCTGCGCGACAAGGGCGCAAAGACGGAGACTTTGAAGTAA
- the ribF gene encoding riboflavin biosynthesis protein RibF — protein MERLSSGAPVPAHLRGSIMALGNFDGFHGGHQAVVGRAIARARAEGRPAIVATFDPHPMRLFRPDTPWFRLTTLDQRAALFAKAGADAMLVFAFTPEMAALDAAAYVRLLVKDMGVAAVVTGEDFTFGKGRSGTIASFGDLGLAAEAVAPVADGAGVISSSRIRDALRAGDCGTATRLLTRPFAIQGMVQHGDKLGRTIGFPTANIDMGPYLRPAYGIYAVRGILPDGRVLDGAANLGIRPSFDPPKELLEPHFFDFAESLYDRQIEVQLIAYLHAERKYDGLDALMAGIAQDCDDARQILAGTPRLA, from the coding sequence ATGGAGCGGCTTTCTAGCGGCGCCCCGGTTCCTGCGCATCTGCGCGGCAGCATCATGGCGCTCGGTAATTTCGATGGGTTTCATGGCGGCCACCAGGCGGTGGTCGGCCGCGCCATAGCGCGCGCCCGCGCCGAAGGGCGTCCGGCGATCGTCGCGACCTTCGACCCGCATCCCATGCGATTGTTCCGGCCCGATACGCCTTGGTTCCGCCTCACCACGCTGGACCAGCGCGCCGCGCTGTTCGCAAAAGCCGGGGCGGATGCGATGCTGGTCTTCGCCTTCACGCCGGAAATGGCGGCGCTGGATGCGGCCGCCTATGTGCGGCTGCTGGTTAAGGATATGGGCGTTGCCGCCGTGGTCACGGGCGAGGATTTCACCTTCGGCAAAGGGCGCAGCGGCACGATCGCCAGTTTCGGCGACCTGGGCCTTGCCGCCGAAGCGGTTGCGCCAGTCGCGGATGGGGCGGGCGTTATCTCCTCCAGCCGCATCCGAGACGCGCTCAGGGCCGGAGATTGCGGCACCGCTACCCGTCTGCTGACCCGGCCCTTCGCCATCCAGGGCATGGTGCAGCATGGCGACAAGCTGGGCCGCACCATCGGTTTTCCGACCGCCAATATCGACATGGGGCCGTATCTACGCCCTGCCTATGGCATTTACGCGGTGCGGGGCATTTTGCCGGACGGGCGCGTGTTGGATGGCGCGGCAAACCTGGGCATCCGGCCGAGTTTCGATCCGCCCAAGGAATTGCTGGAGCCGCATTTCTTCGATTTCGCCGAAAGCCTGTACGACAGGCAAATCGAGGTGCAGTTGATCGCCTATCTGCATGCCGAGCGGAAATATGATGGGCTGGACGCGCTGATGGCCGGGATCGCGCAGGACTGCGACGATGCGCGGCAAATCCTTGCGGGAACGCCCCGGCTCGCTTAA